The following are from one region of the Coffea eugenioides isolate CCC68of chromosome 2, Ceug_1.0, whole genome shotgun sequence genome:
- the LOC113763433 gene encoding MLO-like protein 6, producing MAEGSGNEETTLEHTSTWAVAVVCFILIAVSILIEHGLHLLAKYLQRKRKKYVLHALSKIKSDLLLLGFISLMLTVGERPLAKICIPKGVVETFLPCQSLTSEDDEESKCQEQGKMSFMSREGAQQLQMLIFVLAFVHVLSSFLTFSLGMAKMRRWESWEAETRTMEYQFSNDPRRFQLIHQTTFGRRHLRFWSEYRILRLPVVFFRQFFNSVSKVDYITLRRGFVAAHCKEKSSFDFQKYLRRALEKDFGVVIGMSLCIWIFSVLFIFFNAYVFHSYIWLPFIPLLFLLAVGTKLQAIITRMCLDTNDKSHVIRGSLLVRPSDHFFWFDRPELLLHLMHFILFQNSFQLAFFSWTWYKFGLRSCFHRQTEDIVIRLTMGVLVQFLCGYVTLPLYALVTQMGTSTLRNAFPEAVVRGLKRWRAKARKKIARRSHYAPSLDASLDASLTSLSFSTLDASLSVELGYAADESIMSTEIEDDDTSDSGKQMEKVGSFEGLDMGRIQQF from the exons ATGGCTGAAGGAAGTGGAAATGAGGAGACAACTCTTGAGCATACATCAACATGGGCAGTGGCAGTTGTTTGTTTCATCTTGATTGCTGTTTCCATACTTATTGAACATGGTCTTCATCTTCTAGCTAAG TACTTACAGAGGAAGAGGAAAAAGTATGTTCTTCATGCTCTGAGCAAAATCAAATCAG ATTTACTGCTCTTGGGATTCATCTCTTTGATGCTGACAGTGGGAGAAAGGCCGCTTGCAAAAATCTGTATTCCAAAGGGCGTTGTTGAGACCTTCCTACCTTGTCAAAGCTTGACTAGTGAAGACGATGAAGAATCAAAATGTCAAGAACAG GGAAAAATGTCGTTCATGTCAAGAGAAGGTGCACAGCAACTCCAGATGTTAATTTTTGTGCTGGCTTTTGTCCACGttttatcttcatttctaaCCTTCAGTCTTGGAATGGCAAAG ATGAGAAGATGGGAATCTTGGGAGGCAGAAACAAGAACCATGGAATATCAGTTTTCAAATG ATCCAAGAAGATTCCAGCTTATTCATCAAACAACATTTGGAAGGCGGCATCTCAGATTTTGGAGTGAATACCGAATTCTTCGTTTACCA GTTGTTTTCTTTCGACAATTCTTTAACTCCGTTTCCAAAGTTGACTATATAACTCTGCGGCGTGGATTTGTCGCG GCTCATTGTAAAGAAAAAAGTAGCTTTGACTTCCAGAAATACCTGAGGAGAGCTTTGGAGAAAGATTTTGGAGTGGTTATTGGGATGAG CCTCTGTATCTGGATTTTCTCAGTACTTTTCATATTCTTCAATGCATACG TTTTTCACAGCTATATTTGGCTGCCCTTCATTCCATTGTTG TTTCTGCTGGCTGTTGGGACAAAGCTACAAGCTATTATAACGAGAATGTGCTTGGACACCAATGACAAATCCCATGTGATTCGAGGAAGCCTTCTCGTTAGGCCCAGTGACCATTTCTTCTGGTTTGATCGACCAGAATTGCTTCTCCACCTAATGCACTTTATTTTATTCCAG AACTCATTTCAGCTGGCATTTTTTTCATGGACTTGG TACAAGTTTGGACTGAGATCTTGCTTCCACCGACAAACTGAAGACATTGTAATAAGACTCACCATGGGAGTGCTTGTTCAATTCCTCTGTGGCTACGTAACACTTCCTCTTTATGCTCTAGTAACTCAG ATGGGCACATCAACGCTAAGAAATGCATTTCCGGAGGCAGTGGTCAGAGGCCTGAAAAGATGGCGAGCAAAAGCCAGGAAAAAGATAGCCAGGAGGAGCCATTACGCCCCTTCTTTAGACGCTTCGTTAGATGCTTCACTTACTTCACTATCTTTCAGCACTCTCGACGCATCCCTGTCTGTAGAACTAGGATACGCTGCCGATGAGTCCATTATGTCAACTGAGATAGAAGATGATGACACTAGTGATTCTGGAAAGCAAATGGAGAAGGTGGGATCTTTTGAGGGCTTGGATATGGGAAGAATTCAACAGTTTTGA
- the LOC113763973 gene encoding calcium-binding protein PBP1-like — protein sequence MALKGYLVEFEDFFPTMVEKLGAEGFLDELGNGFRLLMDEEKGLITLESLKKNSALLGLQDMKDDELLSMLEEGDLDGDGKLNEMEFCVLMFRLSPELMKTSRMFVEEAILNEL from the coding sequence ATGGCATTAAAAGGGTACCTTGTCGAGTTTGAAGATTTCTTCCCTACAATGGTGGAGAAACTTGGCGCAGAAGGATTCTTGGATGAGCTAGGCAATGGGTTTAGGTTGCTGATGGATGAAGAAAAAGGGCTGATCACATTGGAGAGCTTGAAGAAAAATTCAGCCTTGTTAGGCTTGCAAGACATGAAGGATGACGAATTGCTATCTATGTTAGAAGAAGGGGATTTGGATGGCGACGGGAAGCTGAATGAAATGGAGTTTTGTGTTCTTATGTTTAGATTGAGTCCTGAACTCATGAAGACTTCAAGAATGTTTGTTGAAGAAGCTATATTAAATGAGTTATAG